One genomic region from Haloarcula taiwanensis encodes:
- a CDS encoding glycosyl transferase family 1 codes for MTDESLPSVCVVTHPLAAAGENATRSLLDILSAVTSVALVTADLPADSEIRDRHELVELTQKGAGDSVVTAAVRFLLNQLRMCRVIADRDEDVVLFFGATSYLLPIIAARLLGKTVLVEPRGDVPLTLRLNWEQQLPDPVAAGLASAVRALERAGFAAAHGVITYTPEMARQLDLHPESPTVYPTGARYVRTDEFRVQQPYADRDRIVGFLGRLDEEKNVRELAAVATELPDDVTFRFIGDGDLREWLETELASEIERGAVELTGWVDHDDVPDQLNDLSLLVLPSQPTEGLPTTILEALACGTPVLASPVSGVPDVVREGETGFLLDSREPPALRQTILDSLDRDDLDNISENGRNRIETEYSFEAACERYRSILKRL; via the coding sequence ATGACTGACGAATCACTCCCGAGTGTCTGCGTCGTGACCCATCCCCTCGCCGCTGCTGGCGAGAACGCCACACGAAGCCTGCTCGACATCCTGTCGGCTGTGACATCGGTCGCGCTCGTGACGGCTGATCTGCCGGCTGATTCCGAGATTCGCGACCGGCACGAACTCGTCGAGCTCACGCAGAAAGGCGCGGGCGACTCCGTCGTCACCGCCGCCGTCCGGTTCCTGTTGAACCAGCTCCGGATGTGCCGCGTCATCGCCGACCGTGACGAAGACGTAGTCCTGTTTTTCGGCGCAACGTCGTACCTGCTTCCCATTATCGCGGCTCGGTTGCTCGGTAAAACGGTTCTCGTCGAACCCCGCGGTGATGTGCCGCTGACGCTCCGGCTGAACTGGGAACAGCAGTTGCCGGACCCGGTGGCTGCCGGGCTCGCCAGTGCCGTCCGTGCACTTGAACGAGCCGGCTTCGCCGCGGCTCACGGGGTCATCACATACACGCCCGAGATGGCCCGCCAACTGGACCTGCATCCGGAATCCCCGACCGTGTATCCGACGGGGGCGCGCTACGTCCGGACGGATGAATTTCGCGTCCAGCAGCCCTACGCCGACCGCGACCGCATCGTCGGGTTCCTCGGTCGGCTTGACGAAGAAAAGAACGTCCGCGAACTCGCTGCTGTCGCCACAGAGCTACCCGACGACGTGACCTTCCGGTTCATCGGCGACGGTGACCTCCGGGAGTGGCTGGAAACCGAACTCGCGTCTGAAATCGAGCGCGGCGCAGTCGAACTCACCGGCTGGGTGGATCACGACGATGTGCCCGACCAACTCAACGATCTCTCGCTGCTCGTGTTGCCGTCACAGCCGACGGAGGGACTACCGACGACAATACTGGAAGCGCTGGCCTGCGGAACGCCGGTACTGGCCTCACCGGTTTCGGGCGTTCCAGACGTTGTCCGCGAGGGCGAAACCGGCTTCCTGCTTGATTCACGGGAGCCGCCGGCGCTTCGACAGACTATACTCGATAGTCTGGACCGAGACGATCTTGACAACATCAGCGAGAACGGACGCAACCGAATCGAGACTGAGTACAGCTTTGAGGCGGCCTGTGAGCGGTACAGGTCGATACTCAAGCGGCTGTAG
- a CDS encoding polysaccharide biosynthesis protein has product MRIGQTSFISFVSKGLSSAAGFIATILFARLLGAEVLGRYYLLLSIVAWLSLLGSIGIGSAITKRVSEGTDIGEYKLAGGLTIAAIGGVIIVGLLLFQDVVTSSFDVDHIGFVIILLAVGLLGSYVDAMLNGAHMVHVAAVLKVARRIARTVLQVGGVLLSFGLTALVMGYALGGLVLVVAGLYVLGGPYNLPEKKHFERLVDYAKYAWMGRLEGKTFQQADVIILGLFVPSSLVGVYGITWNIANFLIIFSTSISGALFPELSKLSVDDRDQQVASLVEDALSYTGLVTIPGLVGGLLLSNRILRIYGDEFVQGAQVLGLLILSVLFYGYQKQFTNALGGIDQPKAAFKVNGILIASNVTLNAALVYTIGMTGAALASALSSLLSLIGGYLILGRHLDFSVPVTEILRQIGATVAMGILVTVLNGVLTRANEPFPNEVATTALIILGAATYFAVLVSISSQFRTVVLDNIPQVASLR; this is encoded by the coding sequence ATGCGAATCGGACAAACATCGTTCATCTCTTTCGTTTCGAAGGGGCTCTCTTCTGCGGCCGGCTTCATCGCCACGATCCTGTTCGCACGATTACTCGGTGCGGAAGTCCTCGGGAGATACTATCTCTTGCTCTCTATCGTTGCGTGGCTCTCGCTTCTGGGATCTATCGGAATCGGCAGCGCGATTACGAAACGGGTCAGCGAGGGGACGGACATAGGGGAGTACAAGCTTGCGGGGGGGCTCACAATTGCAGCCATCGGTGGCGTAATCATTGTCGGTCTGTTGCTGTTTCAGGACGTCGTCACCAGCAGCTTTGATGTCGACCATATCGGGTTCGTAATTATCCTTCTCGCGGTTGGACTACTCGGGTCGTACGTCGATGCGATGCTCAACGGGGCCCACATGGTCCACGTCGCGGCGGTGCTCAAGGTTGCACGACGAATCGCCAGGACGGTCCTGCAGGTCGGAGGTGTACTTCTCAGCTTCGGATTGACTGCGCTCGTCATGGGGTATGCGCTGGGTGGCCTCGTCCTCGTGGTCGCCGGGCTCTACGTTCTCGGTGGACCGTACAACCTTCCGGAGAAGAAACACTTCGAGCGTCTCGTCGACTACGCGAAGTACGCTTGGATGGGGCGGCTCGAAGGGAAAACGTTCCAGCAAGCCGACGTTATCATTCTCGGGCTGTTCGTGCCGAGTTCGCTCGTCGGCGTCTATGGGATCACCTGGAACATCGCGAACTTCCTCATTATCTTCAGTACGTCGATCAGTGGCGCGCTGTTTCCAGAACTGAGCAAGCTGTCGGTAGACGATCGAGACCAACAGGTCGCATCCCTCGTAGAGGATGCGCTCTCGTACACCGGGTTGGTGACGATACCCGGTCTCGTCGGCGGGCTGTTGTTGTCCAATCGCATCCTTCGAATCTACGGTGACGAGTTCGTACAGGGGGCACAGGTCCTCGGGCTGCTTATTCTCTCTGTGTTGTTCTACGGCTACCAGAAGCAGTTCACGAACGCGCTCGGGGGGATCGACCAACCGAAGGCGGCGTTCAAGGTAAACGGGATACTGATCGCCTCGAACGTGACACTGAACGCGGCGCTTGTCTATACCATCGGTATGACCGGGGCTGCGCTGGCGTCCGCGCTGTCTTCGCTCCTGAGCCTGATCGGTGGCTATCTCATCCTTGGCAGACATCTCGACTTCAGTGTTCCAGTCACCGAAATCTTGCGACAGATTGGTGCGACGGTAGCGATGGGGATACTCGTCACCGTTCTCAACGGTGTGCTAACGCGGGCGAACGAACCGTTCCCCAACGAGGTCGCGACGACCGCACTTATCATCCTTGGGGCGGCCACCTATTTCGCAGTGTTAGTGTCTATCTCGTCTCAGTTCCGGACTGTAGTCCTCGACAACATCCCGCAAGTCGCTTCACTGCGATAA
- a CDS encoding sulfatase: MDPPNVLLVILDSVRAKNMSLYGYGARTTPFLERFADEAEVYEQARAPSIHSVASHASIFTGYHVPEHGVTKHESELDPESTIWRELADDYGYETGVFTPNVVVSVSSNLVEPFQTVDGPRQDPGHRYFEEGIAPSDVEGHQTNREYLTRCFNSDAPLRSVINGLYFQYYDGGTEAEDESATEYIDSFLDWSGSRNGPWAACLNLMGAHYPYEPGAEYDQWGGDELQALHDSLPAPPSREIATDGDWWKLRAVESLYDGCIRQLDAAMESLTAALRDRGDLDETLLVITSDHGEGFGERSRIDPSVQVADHSWGISEVQTHVPLVVSRPGESDGVVENRIASLTRFPDVVRNEIDGERGSFTVDDHAIAMTHRLEQPERVLPAACQDRSKYGGPWRAVYRQDGDRVRKVADHGSTARTILIENAQVSYPRDDEESSLGAVYDSFETKGVRKDQKDGQALDDDVEKQLEELGYLR, encoded by the coding sequence ATGGATCCGCCGAACGTTCTCCTCGTCATTCTCGATAGCGTCCGGGCGAAAAACATGAGTCTCTACGGGTACGGTGCCCGGACGACGCCGTTTCTCGAACGGTTCGCCGACGAGGCAGAGGTGTACGAACAGGCGCGTGCGCCGAGTATTCACAGCGTTGCGAGCCACGCGAGCATTTTTACCGGTTATCACGTCCCTGAGCACGGCGTGACCAAGCACGAATCGGAACTGGACCCGGAGAGCACGATCTGGCGCGAGCTCGCGGACGACTACGGCTATGAGACGGGTGTCTTCACCCCAAACGTCGTCGTCAGCGTCTCCTCGAACCTCGTCGAACCGTTCCAGACTGTCGACGGGCCGCGACAGGACCCGGGTCACCGCTACTTTGAGGAGGGAATCGCACCCTCAGATGTCGAAGGGCATCAGACGAACCGCGAGTACCTCACTCGGTGTTTCAACAGCGATGCGCCGCTGCGGTCGGTGATCAACGGGCTGTACTTCCAGTATTACGACGGCGGAACCGAGGCGGAAGACGAGTCAGCCACTGAATACATCGATTCGTTTCTGGACTGGTCAGGGTCCCGGAACGGGCCATGGGCGGCGTGTCTCAACCTGATGGGCGCACACTACCCGTACGAGCCGGGCGCGGAGTACGATCAGTGGGGTGGCGACGAGTTACAGGCCCTCCACGATTCCCTGCCGGCCCCACCGTCACGAGAGATTGCCACCGACGGGGACTGGTGGAAGCTCCGGGCGGTGGAGAGTCTCTACGACGGGTGTATCAGGCAACTCGATGCCGCGATGGAGTCCCTCACAGCGGCGCTCAGGGACCGAGGCGATCTAGACGAAACACTGCTGGTCATCACAAGCGACCATGGCGAGGGATTCGGCGAGCGAAGTCGTATCGACCCCAGTGTTCAGGTCGCGGACCACAGCTGGGGGATCAGCGAGGTACAGACGCACGTCCCGCTCGTCGTTAGCCGGCCGGGCGAGTCAGACGGCGTCGTCGAGAACCGGATCGCGAGCCTCACCCGGTTCCCCGACGTAGTCAGAAACGAGATCGACGGCGAGCGTGGATCGTTCACCGTCGACGATCATGCGATTGCCATGACCCACCGTCTCGAACAGCCGGAACGAGTGTTACCGGCAGCGTGTCAGGACCGGTCGAAATACGGCGGCCCGTGGCGAGCGGTCTATCGACAGGACGGCGACCGCGTCAGAAAGGTCGCCGACCACGGATCGACGGCGCGAACGATACTGATAGAGAACGCTCAGGTGTCCTATCCGCGAGACGACGAGGAATCGTCTCTGGGAGCCGTTTACGACAGCTTCGAAACTAAGGGCGTTCGGAAGGATCAGAAGGACGGACAGGCGCTTGATGATGATGTCGAAAAACAGCTGGAAGAGCTGGGCTATCTCCGGTAA
- a CDS encoding group 1 glycosyl transferase — translation MPRVLVGPTKADMSNDEYGKSYNLLNNLYDDDFTVDTYTRTVSDRLDPENVTVYPLGGANRIAYYVKLYRTLLGDLRTGPVDIYHHMNLSYRWFNPLLVSGLQGDVPIVIGPCQAGHAIMAEEFNRMVSSWVGSDLPRPLTDPLHAAVDATRDAVLDPPRMELFERTLEAADRVVVVHEEARDVYAELVDESKLRTIPLGVDPDLFEYSEPADSKVLVAIGSLRERKGYDILFDALDIIRQEHPDVHLNIFGDGPLEDELHEQVEHLDLEENVTFHGYVDQSIVREHLSQARAFIHPSRSESFSLVRLEAMSTGCPVVVTDISGAREMVRDGEEGFVVPTESPEPIADAVTTLLSDYELTKHIARQARDRVEEKYDWQKIAEEYLDLYRSLSG, via the coding sequence ATGCCGCGGGTTCTCGTCGGGCCGACCAAGGCGGATATGTCCAACGACGAATACGGGAAGAGCTACAATCTCTTGAATAATCTCTACGACGACGACTTTACTGTCGACACGTACACGCGGACGGTCTCCGACCGGCTTGACCCCGAAAACGTCACTGTGTACCCGCTCGGTGGCGCTAACCGGATCGCGTACTACGTGAAGTTGTACCGGACGCTTCTGGGAGATTTACGCACTGGTCCTGTAGACATATACCACCATATGAACCTTAGCTATCGGTGGTTCAATCCGCTTCTGGTTTCGGGCCTTCAGGGAGACGTCCCGATCGTCATCGGACCATGTCAGGCGGGACACGCGATTATGGCTGAGGAGTTCAACCGCATGGTCTCCTCGTGGGTGGGGTCGGATCTGCCGCGTCCACTTACGGACCCGCTACACGCGGCTGTCGACGCAACGCGTGACGCGGTTCTGGACCCGCCCCGGATGGAACTATTCGAGCGAACGCTGGAAGCCGCTGACCGGGTCGTCGTCGTCCACGAGGAAGCTCGGGACGTGTACGCCGAGTTGGTCGACGAGTCAAAGCTCCGGACGATCCCGCTCGGCGTGGATCCGGATCTCTTCGAGTACAGCGAGCCTGCCGACTCCAAGGTGCTCGTGGCTATCGGGAGTCTCAGGGAACGGAAGGGCTACGATATCCTGTTCGATGCACTTGACATAATCCGACAGGAGCATCCAGATGTCCATCTCAACATCTTCGGTGATGGGCCGCTGGAAGACGAACTGCACGAGCAGGTTGAGCACCTCGATCTGGAGGAGAACGTCACGTTCCACGGGTACGTCGACCAGTCAATCGTCCGGGAACACCTGTCGCAGGCGCGTGCCTTCATCCACCCGTCCCGGTCGGAGAGCTTCTCCCTCGTCCGTCTGGAAGCGATGTCAACCGGCTGTCCGGTGGTCGTCACCGATATATCCGGGGCGCGCGAGATGGTCCGCGACGGGGAGGAGGGCTTTGTCGTTCCGACAGAGTCACCGGAACCAATCGCAGACGCCGTCACCACCTTGCTCTCCGATTACGAACTCACGAAACATATAGCCAGACAGGCACGAGACCGTGTTGAGGAGAAGTACGACTGGCAGAAAATCGCGGAGGAGTACCTCGACCTGTACCGTTCGCTGTCTGGCTAA
- a CDS encoding arylsulfatase produces MSDDPNVLLVILDSARAQNLSAYGHVNETTPFLDSFAAERATLYEQARAPGARSVTSHASIFSGLHVEEHGVVSAGHRLDPSASVFSQLREDGYETGVFTENDWLTAVDVGLRDGFDEVVGARNVPFPGAVNPHEFVSNEGRGQYAEFVKLALTDDAPLRSLANGVATKLQSDYKRLLPDSVRASTPADVYVDSLLDWSDRQEGPWAACLNLMDAHIPYEPMPEYDQWGGSEASSLQASFEDQKWDFNGGHRPWWQKKAVESLYDGAIRQMDAELERLVSALEQRGELENTLLVITSDHGEGFGERSDVRPGVRVAEHGVTIHDSVLHVPLIVRHPGQTEPQRVDGPASLVEFPRVVNRLRDGDRQPAGFCPDGPVLATAVGLDEPLQERAGAYVDDLSPWTATSRAVFEDDSEGVVKYCTSRDHAATVVSRDAQTSYKVSDDGAEHVDRAFESIKERDVKTAGEDFDDLDDRTYQRLEDLGYV; encoded by the coding sequence ATGTCGGACGATCCAAACGTCTTGCTGGTCATCCTCGACAGCGCCCGGGCACAGAACCTCAGCGCCTACGGCCACGTCAACGAGACGACGCCGTTTCTGGACTCCTTTGCCGCGGAGCGGGCGACACTGTACGAGCAGGCCCGGGCCCCCGGTGCGCGGAGCGTCACGAGCCACGCGAGCATCTTCTCCGGTCTACACGTCGAAGAACACGGCGTCGTCTCGGCGGGCCACCGGCTGGACCCCTCGGCGTCGGTATTCTCGCAGTTGCGCGAGGACGGCTACGAAACGGGCGTGTTCACCGAGAACGACTGGCTGACGGCCGTCGATGTCGGACTCCGGGACGGGTTCGACGAGGTCGTCGGTGCACGGAACGTCCCGTTCCCGGGCGCAGTCAATCCCCACGAGTTCGTCTCGAACGAGGGGCGGGGCCAGTACGCGGAGTTCGTCAAACTCGCGCTAACAGACGACGCGCCGCTCCGGTCGCTGGCAAACGGTGTGGCGACGAAACTCCAGTCCGATTACAAGCGGCTCCTCCCGGACAGCGTCAGAGCGTCGACGCCGGCGGACGTCTACGTGGATTCGCTGCTGGACTGGAGCGACCGGCAGGAGGGGCCGTGGGCGGCGTGTCTCAACCTGATGGACGCACACATTCCGTACGAACCGATGCCCGAATACGACCAGTGGGGCGGCTCGGAGGCGTCGTCGCTGCAGGCCTCCTTCGAGGACCAGAAGTGGGACTTCAACGGCGGCCACCGGCCGTGGTGGCAAAAGAAGGCGGTGGAGTCGTTGTACGATGGGGCGATTCGCCAGATGGACGCGGAGCTCGAACGGTTGGTTTCGGCACTGGAACAGCGTGGCGAACTCGAAAACACCCTCCTCGTCATCACGAGCGACCACGGTGAAGGATTCGGCGAACGGAGCGACGTGCGGCCGGGCGTCCGGGTCGCAGAGCACGGCGTCACGATTCACGACAGCGTGCTCCACGTCCCGCTCATCGTGCGCCATCCGGGCCAGACCGAACCCCAACGGGTCGACGGTCCCGCGTCGCTGGTCGAATTTCCGCGGGTCGTGAATCGGCTTCGAGACGGAGACCGGCAGCCGGCCGGCTTCTGTCCTGACGGGCCGGTCCTCGCCACTGCGGTCGGCCTCGACGAACCGCTGCAGGAGCGTGCCGGTGCGTACGTCGACGACCTGTCGCCGTGGACTGCCACGTCGCGAGCGGTGTTCGAAGACGATAGCGAGGGCGTTGTCAAGTACTGTACTAGCCGCGACCACGCCGCCACAGTTGTCAGCCGCGACGCCCAGACGTCCTACAAGGTTTCCGACGACGGTGCGGAACACGTCGACCGTGCGTTCGAGTCGATAAAGGAACGCGACGTCAAGACGGCGGGCGAGGACTTCGACGACCTCGACGACAGGACATACCAGCGACTGGAGGACCTTGGCTACGTCTGA
- a CDS encoding TrmB family transcriptional regulator: protein MSDPADVFDLVGLTEYEATALEQLLSLGRTTAPNLAEASSIPKARVYGVLESLSDRGFIKVIPGRPKEYQPKSPGEILDRAVENRRQSYESFATDIDSYREAFLAEYEPRFERASEDISPTAELFHVVDVGEPSERETRRLYDDAEATLRVITNSFAYLDSVERALAETLDRGVEVSVLFLHPDELPAEKAAVQADIVDQLASEYPAVDLRFSTEKLPWRGTLVDPSMDYDSGEAILLVEEPDVPNHMRQAALTDNGSFVAGMQRYFDLIWEYESVDTARQT from the coding sequence ATGAGCGACCCTGCGGACGTGTTCGACCTAGTCGGGCTGACCGAATACGAGGCGACAGCGCTGGAACAGCTGCTCTCGCTCGGCCGAACGACGGCCCCGAATCTCGCGGAAGCGAGCAGCATCCCCAAGGCCCGCGTCTACGGCGTGCTGGAGTCGCTCTCCGACCGCGGATTCATCAAGGTGATTCCCGGCCGTCCCAAAGAGTACCAGCCGAAATCGCCTGGCGAAATCCTCGACCGGGCCGTCGAGAACCGCAGGCAATCATACGAATCGTTTGCCACAGACATCGACTCCTACCGCGAAGCCTTCCTCGCCGAGTACGAACCACGGTTTGAACGGGCAAGCGAAGACATCTCGCCGACGGCAGAACTGTTCCACGTCGTCGACGTGGGCGAACCAAGCGAACGCGAGACCCGCCGGCTGTATGATGACGCCGAAGCGACGCTTCGTGTCATCACCAATAGCTTCGCCTACCTCGATAGCGTCGAACGCGCACTGGCGGAGACACTCGACCGTGGAGTCGAGGTCAGCGTTCTCTTCTTGCATCCCGACGAGCTACCAGCGGAGAAGGCTGCTGTTCAGGCCGACATCGTCGACCAACTGGCCTCGGAGTACCCTGCTGTCGACCTGCGATTCAGCACGGAGAAACTCCCCTGGCGCGGGACGCTCGTCGATCCGAGCATGGACTACGACAGCGGTGAGGCGATTCTACTGGTCGAGGAGCCGGACGTTCCCAACCACATGCGGCAGGCCGCACTCACGGACAACGGCTCGTTCGTCGCTGGGATGCAGCGCTACTTCGATCTGATCTGGGAGTATGAGAGCGTCGACACGGCCCGTCAGACGTAG
- a CDS encoding glycosyltransferase, TIGR04182 family — MADRDDVCILLPTFNEAETIESVVSGFREQGFTNVLVIDGGSTDGTQEAAESAGARVVEQSGSGKGQAVREAVTRHIEQPYVLMADGDATYRPDEADRLLEPLLSGQAAHVIGNRFADMRPGAMTKLNQIGNRIINSAFETIHGRDLTDILSGYRAFTRQSFQRSSLTASGFGIETEMAVECVKHNISTTVVPITYQPRPDESDTNLRPFRDGATIILTLYQMAKTNNPLFYFGSVGLGSTVVGFLLGAYVAYDWVVNSISHEVIAVVGSFAILLGIQLLMFGVLSDMLVAVNREQTRRLEDIAVQLTHETRDQPADVFDDQPVGDAEGTGESDTETTPAVSPHQPDE; from the coding sequence ATGGCCGACCGAGACGACGTCTGTATACTGTTGCCGACGTTCAACGAGGCAGAGACCATCGAGTCGGTCGTGTCCGGGTTTCGTGAGCAGGGCTTTACCAACGTTCTCGTCATTGACGGCGGCTCGACCGACGGAACACAGGAGGCTGCCGAGTCAGCCGGCGCGCGAGTCGTCGAACAGTCCGGCTCGGGGAAGGGGCAGGCCGTCAGAGAGGCGGTGACGCGTCACATCGAGCAGCCGTACGTCCTGATGGCCGACGGCGACGCGACCTATCGGCCCGACGAGGCGGACAGGCTACTCGAACCGCTGTTGTCAGGCCAGGCCGCCCACGTCATCGGAAACCGGTTTGCGGATATGCGACCCGGCGCGATGACGAAACTGAATCAGATCGGCAACCGCATCATTAACAGTGCCTTCGAAACGATTCACGGACGGGACCTCACCGATATCCTCTCCGGGTATCGAGCCTTTACGCGCCAGTCCTTCCAGCGGAGCTCGCTGACGGCTTCTGGCTTCGGTATCGAGACGGAGATGGCCGTCGAGTGTGTCAAACACAATATCTCGACGACGGTGGTGCCGATCACCTACCAGCCCCGGCCCGACGAGTCCGACACGAACCTCCGTCCGTTCCGGGACGGCGCGACAATCATCCTGACGCTGTACCAGATGGCAAAGACCAACAATCCACTGTTTTATTTTGGGAGCGTTGGCCTCGGGAGCACTGTGGTCGGGTTCCTCCTCGGCGCGTACGTGGCCTATGACTGGGTCGTCAACAGCATCTCACACGAGGTGATCGCAGTTGTCGGCTCGTTCGCCATTCTGCTGGGGATTCAGCTCCTCATGTTCGGCGTCCTGTCTGATATGCTCGTGGCGGTAAACCGCGAACAGACACGCCGCCTAGAGGACATTGCTGTCCAGCTCACACACGAGACCCGCGATCAGCCGGCGGACGTGTTCGACGACCAGCCGGTCGGTGACGCGGAGGGTACCGGAGAGAGTGATACAGAGACAACGCCAGCGGTCTCTCCGCACCAGCCCGACGAGTAG
- a CDS encoding transcriptional regulator → MSSEVFTAADEEEESGPCAVIESLEQIGSRWRLVVLHELQNGEQRFNELKRATDASSRTLSRVLDDLQEMDFVDRRLEEDAPVATYYRLTSKGESLCPVFDEIEDWAEEWLAGCKN, encoded by the coding sequence ATGTCATCTGAAGTATTCACTGCCGCGGACGAGGAAGAGGAGAGCGGGCCGTGTGCCGTCATCGAGTCACTGGAACAGATCGGGTCGCGCTGGCGACTGGTCGTGCTCCACGAACTCCAGAACGGCGAACAGCGGTTCAACGAACTCAAACGGGCCACCGATGCCAGTTCTCGTACCCTCTCGCGGGTCCTCGATGATCTCCAGGAGATGGACTTTGTCGACCGACGGCTCGAAGAAGACGCGCCAGTCGCGACGTACTACCGACTCACGTCAAAGGGTGAATCCCTCTGTCCGGTGTTCGACGAAATCGAGGACTGGGCTGAGGAGTGGCTGGCCGGGTGCAAGAACTGA
- a CDS encoding quinol oxidase: protein MAFESAGAGELFLLGRLLFGGVLAFMGLNHFQNAGQMTPYAAAKGLPAPAASVYGSGGLLLVSGVLVILGAYPVIAAGALATFLVASAVMMHNFWAVPDEQVQDEMTQFLKNIALAGGALSLLAVAGTSWPYSVGLSMF, encoded by the coding sequence ATGGCGTTTGAGTCCGCCGGAGCGGGCGAGCTGTTCTTGCTGGGCCGACTCCTGTTCGGTGGGGTGCTTGCCTTCATGGGCCTGAACCACTTCCAGAACGCCGGCCAGATGACGCCCTACGCGGCGGCGAAAGGGCTCCCGGCACCCGCGGCGTCGGTCTACGGGAGCGGCGGATTGCTCCTCGTCAGCGGCGTCCTCGTCATCCTCGGCGCGTACCCCGTCATCGCGGCCGGGGCGCTGGCGACGTTCCTCGTCGCTTCCGCCGTCATGATGCACAACTTCTGGGCGGTCCCGGACGAGCAGGTACAGGACGAGATGACGCAGTTCCTCAAGAACATCGCCCTCGCCGGCGGCGCGCTGTCGCTGCTTGCGGTAGCTGGTACGTCGTGGCCGTACAGCGTCGGCCTGTCTATGTTCTGA